One region of Thunnus albacares chromosome 8, fThuAlb1.1, whole genome shotgun sequence genomic DNA includes:
- the clstn3 gene encoding calsyntenin-3 isoform X2, which translates to MDRMNFLSFLFLCLTSVATGNKANKHKPWIETEYQGIVMENDNTVLLNPPLFALDKDAPLHYAGEICGFRVHNGPSGSGSVQFEAVVLDRSTGEGLVRSKEPLDCESQREHSFTIQAYDCGEGPDGVNSKKSHKATVHVRVNDVNEFSPVFVERRYEASVPEGRLFDRIVRVEALDADCSPQYSQICFYDIITPNVPFAIDNDGNIKNTEPLDSKRQRVHTFWVTAFDCGKNRAQADAQVVVTVKPSCKPGWIGWTKRVEYTPGSGSIPLFPSLHLETCEETVWNIQATVELQTGHIGKGCDRDSYSDRSVRRLCGAVRGEVDLLPPPSPAANWTSALPTLPSSDSSLVFSFNGSNHVAVVPDSVVSALSGDHFTLQLWMRRGGANIQPATTQIRGNHKEEETIVCGTVKNDDSFSHYSLSVHGCRLSLFYWPDVSAARPVKFLWKLEQVCDSEWHHLSLSVQFPSVTLYVDGVTFDPALIHDNGAIPNPAPRQRMFIGACWEPEEKQKEILNNTIPEVKYVGGYHGLLSGVTVRPGSVEPHSVVECLYACREGLDFGDLETLGSGMKVHVNPSQSVLVLEGDDIESFNRAVQQVTYRNSLRFATPGVRPLKLTTSLRCFNEESCLSLKQLEGYLVVLQPDAPQISLSGVGPHLARPAPEFEGPRGVPLFPELRIVCSLSHAVNTAAQGMEGGALMSDAVAHTLDGCEVQPLGEELNPEREELLVDMDVVRERGLEIINTTAYIAITGAESISVYEDVLRSVRYRLAKGSARFERRFRLSCSEMNGRYTSNELTLEVNFLHSLDSLYHPSHLLASQQQFLHPSHHSGELSGHTLPNPHRNSVVPGAATVIIMVCVGFLVVMVILGVFRIRSIHRRGEGARGGAKEGSSQWDDSALTIIVNPMESYESRMGISADTEGEGEEDEEVAESPDDASDDQRIIIKKEGRDGNARRY; encoded by the exons ATGGACAGAATGaattttctctccttcctcttcctttgCTTGACTTCGGTTGCCACTGGCAACAAAG CCAATAAGCACAAGCCATGGATCGAGACAGAGTACCAGGGGATTGTCATGGAGAACGACAACACCGTACTGCTCAATCCCCCGCTTTTCGCCCTGGACAAGGATGCTCCACTACACTACGCAG GTGAGATTTGTGGTTTCCGGGTGCATAATGGCCCCTCAGGTTCAGGTTCGGTCCAGTTTGAAGCAGTGGTTCTGGACCGCTCCACTGGTGAGGGTCTGGTTCGGTCCAAGGAGCCACTGGACTGCGAGAGCCAGCGGGAGCACAGCTTCACCATCCAGGCCTACGACTGCGGAGAGGGGCCCGATGGAGTCAACAGCAAGAAATCCCACAA GGCCACCGTGCACGTACGAGTGAACGACGTCAACGAGTTCTCCCCTGTGTTTGTCGAGCGTCGCTACGAGGCTTCAGTCCCAGAAGGACGTCTGTTTGACCGAATCGTGCGCGTGGAAGCCCTGGATGCCGACTGCTCCCCGCAGTACAGCCAGATTTGCTtctatgacatcatcactcCCAATGTGCCCTTCGCTATCGATAACGACG GAAACATTAAGAACACTGAGCCGTTGGATTCGAAGCGTCAGCGTGTTCACACCTTCTGGGTGACCGCTTTTGACTGTGGAAAGAACCGTGCTCAAGCTGACGCCCAGGTTGTTGTCACGGTCAAGCCGTCCTGCAAACCCGGCTGGATCG gatggACCAAGCGTGTGGAGTACACACCTGGGTCAGGTAGCATCCCCCTGTTCCCCAGCTTGCATTTGGAGACCTGTGAAGAGACTGTGTGGAACATCCAGGCCACCGTAGAGCTCCAGACCGGCCACATCGGGAAGGGCTGCGACAGAGACAGCTATTCTGACAGATCAGTGCGACGACTGTGTG GTGCTGTGAGGGGCGAGGTGGACCTCCTCCCACCCCCATCGCCTGCAGCCAACTGGACCTCCGCCCTGCCTACTCTCCCCTCTTCTGATTCCTCTCTGGTCTTCTCCTTTAACGGCTCGAACCACGTTGCTGTGGTGCCTGACTCGGTTGTGTCAGCATTATCTGGTGACCATTTCACCCTCCAGTTGTGGATGCGAAGAGGGGGTGCTAACATCCAGCCTGCGACCACTCAGATCAGAGGAAATCACAAGGAGGAGGAGACTATCGTGTGCGGCACTGTTAAGAACG ATGACTCCTTCTCCCACTACTCTCTCTCCGTCCACGGctgccgtctctctctcttctactgGCCCGACGTCTCAGCCGCACGGCCCGTCAAGTTCTTGTGGAAACTGGAGCAG GTGTGCGACAGCGAGTGGCATCATCTTTCACTCAGTGTCCAGTTCCCCTCAGTGACCTTGTATGTCGATGGTGTGACCTTCGACCCCGCCCTCATCCATGACAATGGAGCCATCCCCAACCCTGCCCCCCGCCAGAGGATGTTCATCGGTGCCTGCTGGG AGCCAGAAGAGAAGCAGAAGGAGATACTGAACAACACCATCCCAGAGG TGAAGTATGTGGGTGGTTACCATGGCCTGTTGTCAGGCGTGACAGTACGTCCCGGCAGCGTGGAGCCTCACAGTGTGGTGGAGTGTCTGTACGCCTGCAGGGAGGGGCTGGACTTTGGAGACCTGGAGACTCTAGGCTCTGGCATGAAG GTTCATGTGAATCCCAGCCAGTCAGTGTTGGTGCTGGAGGGAGACGACATTGAAAGTTTTAACCGTGCAGTGCAGCAGGTCACCTACAGAAACTCTCTACGCTTCGCCACCCCTGGAGTTCGGCCCCTCAAACTTACCACCTCACTCag ATGTTTCAACGAGGAGAGCTGCCTGTCCCTCAAGCAGCTGGAAGGCTACCTGGTGGTCCTCCAGCCTGACGCCCCTCAGATCTCTCTGTCTGGAGTCGGCCCCCATCTGGCTCGTCCTGCCCCTGAGTTTGAAGGCCCTCGTGGCGTCCCCCTATTCCCGGAGCTCCGGATCGTCTGTTCACTGTCTCATGCAGTCAACACAGCTGCGCAGGGGATGGAGGGTGGAG CTCTAATGTCCGACGCTGTGGCTCACACTTTGGACGGCTGTGAGGTCCAACCTCTGGGCGAGGAGCTAAACCCAGAGAGGGAGGAGCTTCTAGTCGACATGGATGTTGTGCGAGAGAGGGGGTTGGAAATCATCAATACTACTGCGTATATTGCCATCACAG GTGCTGAATCCATCTCTGTGTACGAGGACGTCCTTCGCTCAGTCCGCTACCGGCTGGCTAAAGGCTCAGCCCGCTTCGAGAGGCGGTTCCGCCTGTCCTGCTCTGAGATGAATGGCAGATACACCAGCAATGAGTTGACCCTGGAG GTGAACTTCCTCCACTCTCTTGACAGCCTGTACCACCCGTCCCACCTGCTTGCCTCCCAACAGCAATTTCTCCATCCATCTCACCACTCTGGGGAGTTGAGTGGGCACACCTTACCCAATCCTCACCGCAACTCAG TGGTCCCAGGAGCAGCCACCGTCATCATAATGGTGTGTGTGGGTTTCCTGGTTGTTATGGTGATCCTTGGCGTTTTCCGAATTCGCTCCATCCATCGCCGCGGGGAGGGTGCCAGGGGTGGGGCGAAGGAGGGTAGCAGCCAATGGGACGATTCTGCCCTCACCATTATCGTCAACCCAATGGAG TCCTATGAGTCTCGTATGGGCATCTCTGCTGACacggagggagagggggaggaggatgaggaggtagCAGAGTCACCTGACGACGCGAGTGACGACCAGCGAATCATCATCAAGAAGGAGGGGAGAGACGGCAACGCCCGTCGCTACTGA
- the clstn3 gene encoding calsyntenin-3 isoform X1, producing MDRMNFLSFLFLCLTSVATGNKANKHKPWIETEYQGIVMENDNTVLLNPPLFALDKDAPLHYAGEICGFRVHNGPSGSGSVQFEAVVLDRSTGEGLVRSKEPLDCESQREHSFTIQAYDCGEGPDGVNSKKSHKATVHVRVNDVNEFSPVFVERRYEASVPEGRLFDRIVRVEALDADCSPQYSQICFYDIITPNVPFAIDNDGNIKNTEPLDSKRQRVHTFWVTAFDCGKNRAQADAQVVVTVKPSCKPGWIGWTKRVEYTPGSGSIPLFPSLHLETCEETVWNIQATVELQTGHIGKGCDRDSYSDRSVRRLCGAVRGEVDLLPPPSPAANWTSALPTLPSSDSSLVFSFNGSNHVAVVPDSVVSALSGDHFTLQLWMRRGGANIQPATTQIRGNHKEEETIVCGTVKNDDSFSHYSLSVHGCRLSLFYWPDVSAARPVKFLWKLEQVCDSEWHHLSLSVQFPSVTLYVDGVTFDPALIHDNGAIPNPAPRQRMFIGACWEPEEKQKEILNNTIPEGKDSVKYVGGYHGLLSGVTVRPGSVEPHSVVECLYACREGLDFGDLETLGSGMKVHVNPSQSVLVLEGDDIESFNRAVQQVTYRNSLRFATPGVRPLKLTTSLRCFNEESCLSLKQLEGYLVVLQPDAPQISLSGVGPHLARPAPEFEGPRGVPLFPELRIVCSLSHAVNTAAQGMEGGALMSDAVAHTLDGCEVQPLGEELNPEREELLVDMDVVRERGLEIINTTAYIAITGAESISVYEDVLRSVRYRLAKGSARFERRFRLSCSEMNGRYTSNELTLEVNFLHSLDSLYHPSHLLASQQQFLHPSHHSGELSGHTLPNPHRNSVVPGAATVIIMVCVGFLVVMVILGVFRIRSIHRRGEGARGGAKEGSSQWDDSALTIIVNPMESYESRMGISADTEGEGEEDEEVAESPDDASDDQRIIIKKEGRDGNARRY from the exons ATGGACAGAATGaattttctctccttcctcttcctttgCTTGACTTCGGTTGCCACTGGCAACAAAG CCAATAAGCACAAGCCATGGATCGAGACAGAGTACCAGGGGATTGTCATGGAGAACGACAACACCGTACTGCTCAATCCCCCGCTTTTCGCCCTGGACAAGGATGCTCCACTACACTACGCAG GTGAGATTTGTGGTTTCCGGGTGCATAATGGCCCCTCAGGTTCAGGTTCGGTCCAGTTTGAAGCAGTGGTTCTGGACCGCTCCACTGGTGAGGGTCTGGTTCGGTCCAAGGAGCCACTGGACTGCGAGAGCCAGCGGGAGCACAGCTTCACCATCCAGGCCTACGACTGCGGAGAGGGGCCCGATGGAGTCAACAGCAAGAAATCCCACAA GGCCACCGTGCACGTACGAGTGAACGACGTCAACGAGTTCTCCCCTGTGTTTGTCGAGCGTCGCTACGAGGCTTCAGTCCCAGAAGGACGTCTGTTTGACCGAATCGTGCGCGTGGAAGCCCTGGATGCCGACTGCTCCCCGCAGTACAGCCAGATTTGCTtctatgacatcatcactcCCAATGTGCCCTTCGCTATCGATAACGACG GAAACATTAAGAACACTGAGCCGTTGGATTCGAAGCGTCAGCGTGTTCACACCTTCTGGGTGACCGCTTTTGACTGTGGAAAGAACCGTGCTCAAGCTGACGCCCAGGTTGTTGTCACGGTCAAGCCGTCCTGCAAACCCGGCTGGATCG gatggACCAAGCGTGTGGAGTACACACCTGGGTCAGGTAGCATCCCCCTGTTCCCCAGCTTGCATTTGGAGACCTGTGAAGAGACTGTGTGGAACATCCAGGCCACCGTAGAGCTCCAGACCGGCCACATCGGGAAGGGCTGCGACAGAGACAGCTATTCTGACAGATCAGTGCGACGACTGTGTG GTGCTGTGAGGGGCGAGGTGGACCTCCTCCCACCCCCATCGCCTGCAGCCAACTGGACCTCCGCCCTGCCTACTCTCCCCTCTTCTGATTCCTCTCTGGTCTTCTCCTTTAACGGCTCGAACCACGTTGCTGTGGTGCCTGACTCGGTTGTGTCAGCATTATCTGGTGACCATTTCACCCTCCAGTTGTGGATGCGAAGAGGGGGTGCTAACATCCAGCCTGCGACCACTCAGATCAGAGGAAATCACAAGGAGGAGGAGACTATCGTGTGCGGCACTGTTAAGAACG ATGACTCCTTCTCCCACTACTCTCTCTCCGTCCACGGctgccgtctctctctcttctactgGCCCGACGTCTCAGCCGCACGGCCCGTCAAGTTCTTGTGGAAACTGGAGCAG GTGTGCGACAGCGAGTGGCATCATCTTTCACTCAGTGTCCAGTTCCCCTCAGTGACCTTGTATGTCGATGGTGTGACCTTCGACCCCGCCCTCATCCATGACAATGGAGCCATCCCCAACCCTGCCCCCCGCCAGAGGATGTTCATCGGTGCCTGCTGGG AGCCAGAAGAGAAGCAGAAGGAGATACTGAACAACACCATCCCAGAGGGTAAAGACTCAG TGAAGTATGTGGGTGGTTACCATGGCCTGTTGTCAGGCGTGACAGTACGTCCCGGCAGCGTGGAGCCTCACAGTGTGGTGGAGTGTCTGTACGCCTGCAGGGAGGGGCTGGACTTTGGAGACCTGGAGACTCTAGGCTCTGGCATGAAG GTTCATGTGAATCCCAGCCAGTCAGTGTTGGTGCTGGAGGGAGACGACATTGAAAGTTTTAACCGTGCAGTGCAGCAGGTCACCTACAGAAACTCTCTACGCTTCGCCACCCCTGGAGTTCGGCCCCTCAAACTTACCACCTCACTCag ATGTTTCAACGAGGAGAGCTGCCTGTCCCTCAAGCAGCTGGAAGGCTACCTGGTGGTCCTCCAGCCTGACGCCCCTCAGATCTCTCTGTCTGGAGTCGGCCCCCATCTGGCTCGTCCTGCCCCTGAGTTTGAAGGCCCTCGTGGCGTCCCCCTATTCCCGGAGCTCCGGATCGTCTGTTCACTGTCTCATGCAGTCAACACAGCTGCGCAGGGGATGGAGGGTGGAG CTCTAATGTCCGACGCTGTGGCTCACACTTTGGACGGCTGTGAGGTCCAACCTCTGGGCGAGGAGCTAAACCCAGAGAGGGAGGAGCTTCTAGTCGACATGGATGTTGTGCGAGAGAGGGGGTTGGAAATCATCAATACTACTGCGTATATTGCCATCACAG GTGCTGAATCCATCTCTGTGTACGAGGACGTCCTTCGCTCAGTCCGCTACCGGCTGGCTAAAGGCTCAGCCCGCTTCGAGAGGCGGTTCCGCCTGTCCTGCTCTGAGATGAATGGCAGATACACCAGCAATGAGTTGACCCTGGAG GTGAACTTCCTCCACTCTCTTGACAGCCTGTACCACCCGTCCCACCTGCTTGCCTCCCAACAGCAATTTCTCCATCCATCTCACCACTCTGGGGAGTTGAGTGGGCACACCTTACCCAATCCTCACCGCAACTCAG TGGTCCCAGGAGCAGCCACCGTCATCATAATGGTGTGTGTGGGTTTCCTGGTTGTTATGGTGATCCTTGGCGTTTTCCGAATTCGCTCCATCCATCGCCGCGGGGAGGGTGCCAGGGGTGGGGCGAAGGAGGGTAGCAGCCAATGGGACGATTCTGCCCTCACCATTATCGTCAACCCAATGGAG TCCTATGAGTCTCGTATGGGCATCTCTGCTGACacggagggagagggggaggaggatgaggaggtagCAGAGTCACCTGACGACGCGAGTGACGACCAGCGAATCATCATCAAGAAGGAGGGGAGAGACGGCAACGCCCGTCGCTACTGA
- the clstn3 gene encoding calsyntenin-3 isoform X3, with protein sequence MENDNTVLLNPPLFALDKDAPLHYAGEICGFRVHNGPSGSGSVQFEAVVLDRSTGEGLVRSKEPLDCESQREHSFTIQAYDCGEGPDGVNSKKSHKATVHVRVNDVNEFSPVFVERRYEASVPEGRLFDRIVRVEALDADCSPQYSQICFYDIITPNVPFAIDNDGNIKNTEPLDSKRQRVHTFWVTAFDCGKNRAQADAQVVVTVKPSCKPGWIGWTKRVEYTPGSGSIPLFPSLHLETCEETVWNIQATVELQTGHIGKGCDRDSYSDRSVRRLCGAVRGEVDLLPPPSPAANWTSALPTLPSSDSSLVFSFNGSNHVAVVPDSVVSALSGDHFTLQLWMRRGGANIQPATTQIRGNHKEEETIVCGTVKNDDSFSHYSLSVHGCRLSLFYWPDVSAARPVKFLWKLEQVCDSEWHHLSLSVQFPSVTLYVDGVTFDPALIHDNGAIPNPAPRQRMFIGACWEPEEKQKEILNNTIPEGKDSVKYVGGYHGLLSGVTVRPGSVEPHSVVECLYACREGLDFGDLETLGSGMKVHVNPSQSVLVLEGDDIESFNRAVQQVTYRNSLRFATPGVRPLKLTTSLRCFNEESCLSLKQLEGYLVVLQPDAPQISLSGVGPHLARPAPEFEGPRGVPLFPELRIVCSLSHAVNTAAQGMEGGALMSDAVAHTLDGCEVQPLGEELNPEREELLVDMDVVRERGLEIINTTAYIAITGAESISVYEDVLRSVRYRLAKGSARFERRFRLSCSEMNGRYTSNELTLEVNFLHSLDSLYHPSHLLASQQQFLHPSHHSGELSGHTLPNPHRNSVVPGAATVIIMVCVGFLVVMVILGVFRIRSIHRRGEGARGGAKEGSSQWDDSALTIIVNPMESYESRMGISADTEGEGEEDEEVAESPDDASDDQRIIIKKEGRDGNARRY encoded by the exons ATGGAGAACGACAACACCGTACTGCTCAATCCCCCGCTTTTCGCCCTGGACAAGGATGCTCCACTACACTACGCAG GTGAGATTTGTGGTTTCCGGGTGCATAATGGCCCCTCAGGTTCAGGTTCGGTCCAGTTTGAAGCAGTGGTTCTGGACCGCTCCACTGGTGAGGGTCTGGTTCGGTCCAAGGAGCCACTGGACTGCGAGAGCCAGCGGGAGCACAGCTTCACCATCCAGGCCTACGACTGCGGAGAGGGGCCCGATGGAGTCAACAGCAAGAAATCCCACAA GGCCACCGTGCACGTACGAGTGAACGACGTCAACGAGTTCTCCCCTGTGTTTGTCGAGCGTCGCTACGAGGCTTCAGTCCCAGAAGGACGTCTGTTTGACCGAATCGTGCGCGTGGAAGCCCTGGATGCCGACTGCTCCCCGCAGTACAGCCAGATTTGCTtctatgacatcatcactcCCAATGTGCCCTTCGCTATCGATAACGACG GAAACATTAAGAACACTGAGCCGTTGGATTCGAAGCGTCAGCGTGTTCACACCTTCTGGGTGACCGCTTTTGACTGTGGAAAGAACCGTGCTCAAGCTGACGCCCAGGTTGTTGTCACGGTCAAGCCGTCCTGCAAACCCGGCTGGATCG gatggACCAAGCGTGTGGAGTACACACCTGGGTCAGGTAGCATCCCCCTGTTCCCCAGCTTGCATTTGGAGACCTGTGAAGAGACTGTGTGGAACATCCAGGCCACCGTAGAGCTCCAGACCGGCCACATCGGGAAGGGCTGCGACAGAGACAGCTATTCTGACAGATCAGTGCGACGACTGTGTG GTGCTGTGAGGGGCGAGGTGGACCTCCTCCCACCCCCATCGCCTGCAGCCAACTGGACCTCCGCCCTGCCTACTCTCCCCTCTTCTGATTCCTCTCTGGTCTTCTCCTTTAACGGCTCGAACCACGTTGCTGTGGTGCCTGACTCGGTTGTGTCAGCATTATCTGGTGACCATTTCACCCTCCAGTTGTGGATGCGAAGAGGGGGTGCTAACATCCAGCCTGCGACCACTCAGATCAGAGGAAATCACAAGGAGGAGGAGACTATCGTGTGCGGCACTGTTAAGAACG ATGACTCCTTCTCCCACTACTCTCTCTCCGTCCACGGctgccgtctctctctcttctactgGCCCGACGTCTCAGCCGCACGGCCCGTCAAGTTCTTGTGGAAACTGGAGCAG GTGTGCGACAGCGAGTGGCATCATCTTTCACTCAGTGTCCAGTTCCCCTCAGTGACCTTGTATGTCGATGGTGTGACCTTCGACCCCGCCCTCATCCATGACAATGGAGCCATCCCCAACCCTGCCCCCCGCCAGAGGATGTTCATCGGTGCCTGCTGGG AGCCAGAAGAGAAGCAGAAGGAGATACTGAACAACACCATCCCAGAGGGTAAAGACTCAG TGAAGTATGTGGGTGGTTACCATGGCCTGTTGTCAGGCGTGACAGTACGTCCCGGCAGCGTGGAGCCTCACAGTGTGGTGGAGTGTCTGTACGCCTGCAGGGAGGGGCTGGACTTTGGAGACCTGGAGACTCTAGGCTCTGGCATGAAG GTTCATGTGAATCCCAGCCAGTCAGTGTTGGTGCTGGAGGGAGACGACATTGAAAGTTTTAACCGTGCAGTGCAGCAGGTCACCTACAGAAACTCTCTACGCTTCGCCACCCCTGGAGTTCGGCCCCTCAAACTTACCACCTCACTCag ATGTTTCAACGAGGAGAGCTGCCTGTCCCTCAAGCAGCTGGAAGGCTACCTGGTGGTCCTCCAGCCTGACGCCCCTCAGATCTCTCTGTCTGGAGTCGGCCCCCATCTGGCTCGTCCTGCCCCTGAGTTTGAAGGCCCTCGTGGCGTCCCCCTATTCCCGGAGCTCCGGATCGTCTGTTCACTGTCTCATGCAGTCAACACAGCTGCGCAGGGGATGGAGGGTGGAG CTCTAATGTCCGACGCTGTGGCTCACACTTTGGACGGCTGTGAGGTCCAACCTCTGGGCGAGGAGCTAAACCCAGAGAGGGAGGAGCTTCTAGTCGACATGGATGTTGTGCGAGAGAGGGGGTTGGAAATCATCAATACTACTGCGTATATTGCCATCACAG GTGCTGAATCCATCTCTGTGTACGAGGACGTCCTTCGCTCAGTCCGCTACCGGCTGGCTAAAGGCTCAGCCCGCTTCGAGAGGCGGTTCCGCCTGTCCTGCTCTGAGATGAATGGCAGATACACCAGCAATGAGTTGACCCTGGAG GTGAACTTCCTCCACTCTCTTGACAGCCTGTACCACCCGTCCCACCTGCTTGCCTCCCAACAGCAATTTCTCCATCCATCTCACCACTCTGGGGAGTTGAGTGGGCACACCTTACCCAATCCTCACCGCAACTCAG TGGTCCCAGGAGCAGCCACCGTCATCATAATGGTGTGTGTGGGTTTCCTGGTTGTTATGGTGATCCTTGGCGTTTTCCGAATTCGCTCCATCCATCGCCGCGGGGAGGGTGCCAGGGGTGGGGCGAAGGAGGGTAGCAGCCAATGGGACGATTCTGCCCTCACCATTATCGTCAACCCAATGGAG TCCTATGAGTCTCGTATGGGCATCTCTGCTGACacggagggagagggggaggaggatgaggaggtagCAGAGTCACCTGACGACGCGAGTGACGACCAGCGAATCATCATCAAGAAGGAGGGGAGAGACGGCAACGCCCGTCGCTACTGA